From the genome of Paenibacillus sp. JQZ6Y-1, one region includes:
- a CDS encoding helix-turn-helix transcriptional regulator gives MKLQRSSSALGEFIRSRRERIQPTDAGIQPLPGRRRTPGLRREEVAYLANVSVTYYTWLEQGKETNPSPDVLTSIGSALQLTDDERQYMLGLVQREATDPSRLLWPPERNTDVMQQLVQQLQYPSFITNEATDVIVWNRAAELVIADFGQMEPSERYMMKLIFLHPDYRRKLLNWDEFARYSAGIMRASFEKYRDEPLYMERFNRLYTGSPEFATQWDRFEIRQKQVATATYQLDNGQTMEFDIHSATSIDNDPGLHWCFFVPSADTAPKLAQLLAQDRG, from the coding sequence ATGAAACTACAGCGTTCCTCCTCGGCACTCGGCGAGTTTATCCGTTCCCGTCGCGAGCGTATTCAGCCTACCGATGCTGGAATCCAGCCGCTGCCCGGTAGACGGCGTACACCCGGACTGCGGCGCGAAGAAGTTGCCTATCTTGCCAATGTGAGCGTCACCTACTATACGTGGCTAGAGCAAGGCAAAGAAACCAATCCATCGCCAGATGTGTTAACCAGCATCGGATCGGCGCTGCAATTAACCGACGATGAACGGCAATATATGCTGGGTCTGGTACAACGGGAGGCTACCGATCCTTCGCGTCTGCTCTGGCCGCCGGAACGCAATACCGACGTCATGCAGCAGCTGGTGCAGCAATTACAATACCCTTCGTTTATTACCAATGAAGCGACCGATGTGATTGTTTGGAACCGAGCGGCGGAGCTGGTAATTGCCGATTTTGGTCAAATGGAGCCGTCGGAGCGATATATGATGAAGCTGATTTTCCTGCATCCCGACTATCGACGCAAGCTGCTCAATTGGGATGAATTTGCCCGATATAGCGCAGGCATTATGCGTGCCAGCTTTGAAAAGTACCGTGACGAGCCATTATATATGGAACGCTTCAACCGTTTATATACAGGCAGCCCGGAGTTTGCCACCCAATGGGATCGCTTTGAGATTCGGCAAAAGCAGGTAGCCACCGCCACGTACCAGCTGGACAATGGGCAAACGATGGAGTTTGACATCCACTCCGCTACCTCCATCGACAATGATCCGGGGCTGCATTGGTGCTTCTTCGTTCCATCCGCAGATACGGCGCCTAAGTTAGCACAATTGCTGGCACAGGATCGCGGATAG
- a CDS encoding SDR family oxidoreductase, which yields MMTNTAKTWFITGATGGLATPMIERLLKRGDRVAATIRKPGALDEWKQQYGDQLWIAQLDLTHAEQINDVVKRAFTELGQIDVFVNNAAYGLYGAIEEATDQQIEHLFQTNVLGSLRAARAALPFLRQQGGGQIVQVSSMAGHYSVAGMGLYCASKWAIEAAIEALALEAAPFNIHTMMVEPGGIRTSFITGNAVFGERMDVYRDQEAGQFVSLMKGELPGIDMDAFHRMVVGDPVKMAQQIIQAVDRGNGPLRLALGSDSYEYTRKALLDRLEALEAQKELAFSTDADDVIRQ from the coding sequence ATGATGACGAACACAGCGAAAACATGGTTTATTACCGGTGCAACCGGAGGTCTAGCTACTCCCATGATCGAACGACTGCTAAAGCGCGGGGACCGTGTAGCAGCAACGATTCGCAAGCCAGGCGCACTGGACGAATGGAAGCAGCAATACGGCGACCAGCTCTGGATCGCTCAACTGGATCTCACGCATGCCGAACAGATAAATGACGTGGTAAAACGCGCCTTTACCGAACTTGGTCAAATCGATGTATTCGTCAACAATGCCGCCTACGGATTATATGGCGCGATTGAAGAAGCGACAGATCAGCAGATCGAGCATCTGTTCCAGACGAATGTACTCGGCTCGCTGCGCGCAGCACGAGCGGCACTCCCTTTTCTCAGACAACAAGGCGGCGGACAGATTGTGCAAGTTTCCAGTATGGCGGGGCATTATTCGGTAGCTGGAATGGGACTATATTGTGCGTCCAAATGGGCGATTGAAGCTGCCATCGAAGCACTGGCACTGGAAGCGGCGCCGTTCAACATTCATACGATGATGGTGGAGCCGGGCGGCATTCGGACCAGCTTTATTACCGGCAATGCGGTATTCGGCGAGCGGATGGATGTGTATCGCGATCAGGAAGCAGGTCAATTCGTCAGCCTGATGAAAGGCGAGCTGCCCGGCATTGATATGGATGCCTTCCATCGCATGGTGGTCGGCGATCCGGTAAAAATGGCGCAACAGATCATTCAGGCGGTGGATCGGGGCAATGGTCCGCTGCGTCTGGCACTGGGTAGCGATTCGTATGAATATACCCGCAAAGCCTTACTAGATCGTCTAGAAGCATTGGAGGCGCAAAAGGAACTCGCTTTCTCCACCGATGCGGATGATGTTATTCGGCAGTAA
- a CDS encoding rhamnogalacturonan lyase B N-terminal domain-containing protein — MKKSSSRRPLSIRQTLTVLLVLALVVTSNVFPAQKSHAAAIGVTDNGSSIVVTTGAGLVYTVNKDNGDLTSSKLNGTELSSSGKGSHISSGLGSGAEVTWNASPSGSTVLITAKTSTLTHYYASRSGENIIYMATYITAEPSVGELRYIFRGNGNVLTGVPANSNNRGNTGAIESQDVFGFSNGQTASKYYGNDQAKHLTVRGVTGSNVGVFMAYGNREKSSGGPFFRDIQFQSGGDTEVYNYMNSGHEQTENFRMGLHGPYALIFTTGSTPSVPDVSWMAGLNLTGWVASRGAVVLNGLSGMDSNYAYTVGFANSTAQYWTSASSSGAAVRRDMIPGTYTMTVYKGELAVHSESVNVTAGGTTTINTRTISADPSSKSAIWRIGNWDGTPLEFLNGQTISVRHPSDSRNPSWGPVTFATGSATNKFPAIQFRNQNSPTTITFNLTATQAASPHILNIGITAAYINGRPSVSVNGNALTNPGASTQPNSRSFTIGTYRGNNHTFSWTIPTSSLKSGANTLTITPISGSSDLGTWLSAGWVYDAVELLNG; from the coding sequence GTGAAAAAATCATCTTCTCGTCGTCCGCTTTCTATTCGTCAGACTTTAACTGTTCTGCTTGTGCTCGCTCTGGTCGTTACCAGTAATGTGTTTCCAGCACAGAAAAGTCATGCTGCCGCTATCGGAGTTACAGACAATGGCTCTAGCATCGTTGTTACGACAGGCGCTGGTCTTGTGTACACGGTCAACAAGGACAACGGCGATCTTACATCCAGCAAGTTAAACGGTACAGAGTTGAGCAGCTCTGGTAAAGGCTCGCATATTAGCTCTGGTCTCGGTTCGGGTGCAGAGGTAACATGGAACGCATCCCCATCTGGCTCGACGGTGCTGATCACCGCCAAAACTAGCACGCTGACTCATTATTACGCCTCGCGCAGTGGCGAGAATATCATTTATATGGCGACATACATAACAGCAGAGCCATCGGTGGGCGAGCTGCGCTATATTTTCCGTGGCAATGGCAATGTGCTGACTGGTGTGCCTGCCAATTCTAATAATCGTGGCAATACCGGCGCGATTGAAAGTCAGGATGTATTTGGATTCTCCAACGGGCAAACTGCCTCCAAATACTACGGCAATGATCAAGCGAAACATCTAACCGTGCGCGGCGTTACTGGAAGCAATGTCGGTGTATTCATGGCGTATGGCAATCGGGAAAAAAGCTCTGGTGGTCCCTTTTTCCGAGATATTCAATTTCAGAGCGGCGGCGATACTGAGGTGTACAACTACATGAACTCCGGTCATGAGCAGACAGAGAATTTCCGCATGGGTCTGCATGGACCGTATGCGCTCATCTTCACTACCGGTTCGACGCCGTCGGTACCGGATGTTAGCTGGATGGCGGGGCTAAATCTCACTGGTTGGGTAGCCAGTCGCGGTGCTGTTGTGCTGAATGGATTGTCGGGTATGGATAGCAATTATGCGTATACGGTCGGCTTTGCCAATAGTACGGCGCAATATTGGACAAGCGCTTCCTCCAGCGGAGCGGCTGTACGCCGCGATATGATTCCCGGCACGTATACGATGACGGTATACAAGGGCGAACTGGCGGTACACAGTGAGAGTGTCAATGTGACCGCAGGCGGCACGACGACGATCAATACGCGCACCATTAGCGCCGATCCATCGTCCAAATCGGCAATCTGGCGCATTGGTAACTGGGACGGCACACCGCTGGAATTTCTGAATGGACAGACAATCAGCGTCCGTCATCCGTCCGACAGCCGCAATCCAAGCTGGGGACCAGTGACATTTGCGACGGGGAGTGCGACCAACAAATTTCCAGCGATCCAGTTCCGTAATCAGAATTCGCCAACGACGATTACGTTCAATTTGACGGCTACACAGGCGGCTTCGCCGCATATACTGAATATAGGGATTACTGCTGCTTACATTAACGGTCGCCCAAGCGTATCCGTCAATGGCAATGCGTTGACCAATCCGGGCGCATCGACACAGCCGAACTCGCGCAGCTTTACAATTGGCACGTATCGTGGAAACAATCATACTTTTTCATGGACTATTCCAACGTCTTCGCTCAAATCCGGTGCTAATACGCTGACCATTACACCAATCAGCGGTTCTAGCGATCTTGGTACATGGTTAAGTGCAGGCTGGGTGTACGATGCGGTTGAGCTGTTGAATGGATAA
- a CDS encoding toll/interleukin-1 receptor domain-containing protein, which translates to MRKISITVTNDQQYHMKFSPHLKDHLYDGISIDFFFEINVHDSEMKYIINNFAKSTSWLLQENKDYFVDLDALTQSYPSLFLDSPDWLKGKIEVKLEHDSALQSEMSIINFSVTYEEIINLYPQKIFLSHKGANKDLVRKFYKLLKEMGFDPWIDEEDMEAGVKLYRSILKGFKDSCAVIFFITPEFKDEDYLETEVDYAIKQKHVKKQNFSIITLQFKDQNGNKGNVPELLQDFVWKSPDSELEAFQEIIKSLPIKVGTPIWRKI; encoded by the coding sequence ATGAGAAAAATTTCAATCACGGTAACCAATGACCAACAATATCATATGAAGTTTTCTCCGCACTTAAAAGATCATCTATATGATGGGATATCGATAGACTTTTTTTTCGAGATAAATGTACATGATAGTGAAATGAAATATATAATTAATAATTTTGCTAAAAGTACTTCTTGGTTATTGCAGGAGAATAAGGACTACTTTGTAGACTTAGACGCACTTACTCAATCTTATCCATCTCTATTTTTAGACTCTCCAGATTGGTTGAAAGGAAAAATAGAAGTGAAACTAGAACATGATAGTGCGCTTCAAAGTGAAATGAGCATTATCAATTTTTCGGTAACTTATGAAGAGATTATTAACCTGTATCCACAGAAAATTTTTTTGAGCCATAAGGGCGCTAATAAAGACTTGGTCAGAAAATTTTACAAACTTTTGAAAGAAATGGGATTCGATCCTTGGATTGATGAAGAAGACATGGAGGCAGGAGTTAAACTGTATAGATCAATTCTTAAAGGGTTTAAAGATTCTTGTGCTGTTATTTTTTTCATTACACCTGAGTTCAAAGATGAAGATTATCTAGAAACTGAAGTGGATTATGCAATAAAACAAAAGCATGTTAAAAAGCAAAACTTCTCAATTATAACACTCCAATTTAAAGATCAAAATGGTAATAAGGGTAATGTTCCAGAACTGCTCCAAGATTTTGTATGGAAATCACCTGATTCAGAATTAGAAGCTTTTCAAGAGATCATAAAATCTTTACCTATTAAAGTAGGTACTCCAATTTGGAGGAAAATATAA